Proteins found in one Muntiacus reevesi chromosome 2, mMunRee1.1, whole genome shotgun sequence genomic segment:
- the TSNAXIP1 gene encoding translin-associated factor X-interacting protein 1, giving the protein MLKKEKMNLLKLIDKKNEEKISLQTEVTKLRKNLAEEYLHYLSERDARKILIADLNELRYQREDMSLAQSPGVWGEDPVKLTVALKMARQDLTRTQMELNTMKANFGDVVPRRDFEMQEKTLKELQEQLESLRDDYEEVRKEHEMLLQLHMSTLKERDQFYSELQEIQRTSTPRPDWSKCEDVVAGGRDRWHMLAEGKNSDQLVDVLLEEIGEGLLREKDFFTGLGYGESIPPFLRFDGMVENKKPTKKEVVKLLKNAWKERITEEQKEKFPDFFFSFLERHFGPGDAMAWAYTIFEYIKLFHTNEVMSQFYAVLMGKRKESVYIKQMETIAQLLKEMTNIDSQNEGLLTVEQLSTVLRSAFPFKKDERIQELMETAGWHPSISNADLLDYRMLFMEDEEGQSVPFVQKLWEQYTVEKDEYLNELKQELGLELKEEVTLPKVREALMNIDPSLDKQTLNHYLRQAFQLPMTEMPEEGEEREEGIVTQLQTALEQLQMSDIRRMGPREQEPAS; this is encoded by the exons ATgctgaagaaagagaagatgaatTTGCTAAAACTCATTGACAAGAAGAATGAGGAGAAGATCTCATTGCAGACTGAG GTGACCAAACTGAGGAAGAACCTGGCTGAGGAGTATCTGCACTACCTCAGCGAGAGAGATGCCCGCAAGATCCTCATCGCAGACCTGAATGAGCTACGCTACCAGCGGGAAGACATGTCACTAGCCCAGTCCCCAG GTGTCTGGGGGGAGGACCCCGTGAAGCTAACAGTGGCTCTGAAGATGGCCCGGCAAGACCTGACCCGCACACAGATGGAACTCAATACCATGAAGGCCAACTTTGGAGATGTGGTGCCCAGGAGGGACTTTGAAATGCAGGAGAAGACCCTCAAGGAACTGCAGGAGCAG CTGGAGAGCCTGAGAGACGACTACGAAGAGGTCCGCAAGGAGCATGAGATGCTGCTGCAGTTGCACATGAGTACACTGAAGGAGCGGGACCAGTTCTACTCCGAGCTGCAGGAGATCCAGCGCACCTCCACACCACGACCAGACTGGTCCAAGTGTGAAG ATGTGGTGGCTGGAGGACGAGATCGCTGGCACATGCTGGCCGAGGGCAAGAACAGCGACCAGCTGGTAGACGTGCTCCTGGAGGAGATTGGAGAGGGGCTGCTCCGGGAGAAAGACTTCTTCACTGGTCTG GGCTATGGGGAATCCATTCCCCCTTTCCTTCGGTTTGATGGCATGGTGGAGAACAAGAAGCCAACCAAGAAGGAAGTGGTAAAACTCCTCAAGAATGCCTGGAAGGAACGTATCACTGAGGAGCAG AAAGAGAAGTTCCCagatttcttcttcagtttcctgGAGCGCCACTTTGGGCCTGGTGATGCCATGGCCTGGGCTTACACCATCTTTGAATATATCAAGCTCTTCCATACCAATGAAGTCATGAGTCAGTTCTATGCAGTCTTGATGGGAAAG AGGAAAGAGAGTGTGTACATCAAGCAGATGGAGACCATAGCACAGCTGCTGAAGGAGATGACAAACATTGACAGCCAGAATGAGGGGCTACTAACCGTGGAGCAGTTAAG TACTGTCCTCAGGAGCGCCTTCCCCTTTAAGAAGGATGAGAGAATTCAGGAGTTAATGGAGACAGCGGGCTGGCATCCCAGCATCAGCAATGCAGACTTGCTCGACTACCGCATGTTGTTTATGGAG GATGAGGAGGGCCAGAGCGTGCCCTTTGTGCAAAAGCTGTGGGAACAGTACACGGTGGAAAAGGATGAATACTTAAATGAGTTAAAGCAGGAGCTGGGCCTGGAACT CAAAGAGGAGGTGACCCTACCCAAGGTACGTGAGGCCCTGATGAACATTGACCCCAGCCTGGACAAGCAGACCCTGAACCACTATCTGAGGCAGGCCTTCCAGCTCCCCATGACAGAAATGCCAGAGGAGGGCGAGGAAAGGGAAGAGGGCATTGTGACACAGCTCCAGACTGCACTAGAACAGCTTCAGATGAGTGACATTAGGCGTATGGGGCCTCGGGAGCAGGAACCTGCAAGCTAA
- the CENPT gene encoding centromere protein T isoform X2 yields the protein MTARRRSHTARSVDSLARVQASGHLEEQTPRTLLKNIILTAPESSIVMPEAVVKLVPSPQVVQPSRRESSRGSLELQLPELEPPTTLAPGLLAPGRRKQRLRLSEFQQGMDWGHLSQEPRENADASSLTSSLNLTFAVPVQPQSVKRPGLARRPPTRRVVDVDTFLQDLRDTSFPVAPPGESHRTPVATVPTDIVLEDTQPFSQPLADHSPSVHHSLPCPSHSGTKEVEGAASRRTRSSGPGLQNNHSGPGKPAQLLARKVEEVDALAMGFPNTSSISGEDGVEPLQNGVGEEAEESMEESMSVREVEKAAEEQDSARAEEPEGHTEVTEAVGSLGAIEAKEPEGSSEDEDTSASPQLAPSTPELLQARRLQFPEPAPPPSTAVLPSELPKRLSARIPPRPRIPGSRPRQDPYKAGLNHYAKLFSFYAKMPMEKKAVEMVEKCLDKYFEHLCEDLEVFAAHAGRKTVRPEDLELLLRRQGLVTDRVSLHVLVERHLPLEYRQLLIPCAFSGNSVFPTQ from the exons CTCCAGAATCTTCCATTGTGATGCCAGAGGCAGTGGTGAAGCTGGTGCCATCACCACAGGTTGTCCAGCCTTCCAGACGGGAAAGCAGTCGGGGCAG CCTGGAGCTGCAACTTCCTGAACTTGAGCCCCCCACAACCCTGGCTCCAGGTCTGCTGGCTCCTGGCAGAAGGAAGCAGAGGCTGAGGTTGTCAGAGTTTCAACAAGGAATGGACTGGGGGCATCTTTCCCAAG AGCCTCGTGAGAATGCTGATGCCTCTTCCCTCACCAG CTCTCTCAACTTGACCTTTGCCGTGCCTGTCCAGCCACAATCAGTGAAGAGGCCTGGTTTAGCTCGCAGACCTCCTACTCGCCGAGTGGTAGATGTGGATACATTTTTGCAGGATCTGCGAGATACTTCCTTTCCTGTGGCTCCTCCAG GTGAGAGCCACAGAACTCCTGTTGCTACTGTGCCAACGGACATAGTGTTGGAGGACACCcagcccttctcccagcccttggctGACCATTCCCCCAGTGTACACCACTCCCTGCCTTGTCCCTCTCACTCTGGGACAAAAGAAGTGGAGGGGGCTGCCAGTCGCAGGACACGGAGCAGTGGGCCTGGACTTCAAAACAACC ATTCAGGTCCTGGGAAACCAGCCCAGCTTCTGGCAAGAAAGGTGGAGGAGGTTGATGCCCTTGCTATGGGCTTTCCAAACACCAGCAGTATCTCTGGAGAAGATGGCGTAGAGCCCTTACAGAATGGAGTAGGTGAGGAAGCAGAGGAAAGTATGGAAGAAAGCATGAGTGTGAGGGAAGTGGAGAAGGCAGCAGAAGAACAAGACTCTGCCAgggcagaagagcctgaaggACACACAGAGGTGACAGAAGCAGTGGGATCCTTGGGGGCTATTGAGGCCAAGGAGCCAGAAGGATCTTCAGAGGATGAAGACACCTCTG CAAGTCCACAATTGGCACCCAGCACTCCAGAGTTGCTTCAGGCCAGGCGACTTCAGTTTCCTGAGCCAGCTCCACCACCAAGCACTGCAGT CTTACCTTCAGAACTCCCAAAGCGTCTGTCGGCCAGGATTCCTCCCAGGCCCCGAATCCCTGGCTCCAGACCCCGTCAAGATCCCTACAAAGCTGGACTGAACCACTATGCAAAACTCTTTAGCTTCTATGCTAAGATGCCCATGGAGAAGAAGGCTGTGGAGATGGTGGAAAAGTG CCTGGACAAGTACTTCGAGCATCTTTGTGAAGACTTGGAGGTATTTGCTGCTCATGCTGGGCGCAAGACTGTGAGGCCAGAGGACCTGGAGCTGCTGTTGCGAAG GCAGGGCCTGGTCACTGACCGAGTCTCCCTGCATGTGCTCGTGGAGCGGCACCTGCCCCTGGAGTACCGGCAGCTGCTCATCCCTTGTGCCTTTAGTGGCAACTCTGTCTTCCCTACCCAGTAG